The following proteins are encoded in a genomic region of Sebastes fasciatus isolate fSebFas1 chromosome 12, fSebFas1.pri, whole genome shotgun sequence:
- the LOC141779440 gene encoding single-strand DNA endonuclease ASTE1-like isoform X1, producing the protein MGVQSLTSLLENNRRIYRDVQFRRSRLVVDGCNLLYLLYFSSGLDQNHGGEYAAFEILIEKFIKALRDCGIMPYVVLDGGSDYTDKKLQTKMLRAVSCIKRAHRAAEGNRQEGILPQLIKLVFKQTLARLEVPVAQCYWEADQEIAALAKEWRCPVLSNDSDFYIFDLPAGLLPISDFKWEAVEQSGSQSYIPCKSYNTSSFCIFFDIQRQLLPAFAALAGNDYVKLQKMTSPINWAQFAPEGKGVGSTGRLEGLLCWLKAFQRPQEALEAALGLMEDLSRKTKEKVLKGLYLGMKEYQLPPSSLERFFIHGTAPPLPAVEQVTDLVPDWTRLPLTQARLTAHILDVLLLRRMTLSYPVDHANMPSAHLTSRPLRQVMYGLLLGDGPEVEVKERDRDGLELRIIPVRPAITDATQQLTLSSLDQAEPSQRLLVLLGALGVTEDSLSCLPSQLRLPVAATCYWLQRAQPPPDQEVVKALLLGLSTGDALRHTAALQIQRHRQKLDAVVNHAINQWQSCLKVSVKLNQLLGLPLPEPHIARLYEGTLVHQLILRMRSGGKQRHFAKRDRSGVKQYQTMQAVVHQFHTREAPAPSETQERAAAPQRNPLDDLTGTLQQLFLRDEDAELEASSSVRVEEDLDLNHLVSVKSRYRAKERKNRCKNPELARKQECRGWDLL; encoded by the exons ATGGGAGTCCAAAGCCTGACCTCTCTGCTGGAGAACAACCGGAGGATCTACCGGGACGTCCAGTTCAGGAGGAGCCGGCTGGTGGTCGACGGCTGTAACCTCCTCTACCTGCTCTATTTCAGCTCAG GTCTGGACCAGAACCACGGTGGGGAGTATGCTGCATTTGAGATCCTGATTGAGAAGTTCATAAAAGCCCTCAGAGACTGCGGGATCATGCCGTACGTGGTGCTGGACGGAGGCTCGGACTACACCGACAAGAAGCTTCAGACCAAGATGCTACGAGCCGTAAGTTGTATCAAGAGGGCCCATCGAGCGGCGGAGGGCAACAGGCAGGAAGGCATCCTGCCACAGCTGATCAAGCTGGTGTTCAAACAGACGCTGGCCCGGCTGGAGGTACCGGTGGCTCAGTGCTACTGGGAGGCTGACCAGGAGATTGCTGCCCTGGCCAAGGAGTGGCGGTGCCCGGTGCTTTCCAATGACAGCGACTTCTACATCTTCGACCTCCCGGCGGGGCTGCTGCCTATCTCGGACTTCAAGTGGGAGGCGGTGGAGCAGAGTGGCTCGCAGAGCTACATCCCCTGTAAGAGCTACAACACCTCCAGCTTCTGCATCTTCTTCGACATCCAGCGCCAGCTCCTGCCCGCCTTCGCTGCCTTGGCCGGGAATGATTACGTGAAGCTGCAGAAGATGACGTCGCCCATCAACTGGGCTCAGTTTGCCCCTGAAGGCAAAGGCGTTGGGTCAACAGGCCGGCTGGAGGGGCTGCTCTGCTGGCTGAAGGCCTTCCAGCGGCCTCAGGAGGCCTTGGAGGCGGCGCTGGGGCTGATGGAAGATCTGAGCAGGAAGACGAAAGAGAAGGTACTGAAGGGCCTGTATCTGGGGATGAAGGAGTACCAGCTCCCTCCCAGCTCCCTGGAGAGGTTCTTCATCCACGGGACGGCACCTCCTCTCCCAGCAGTGGAACAA GTGACGGATCTGGTTCCAGACTGGACCCGGCTGCCGCTGACCCAGGCCCGGCTGACTGCACACATCCTGgacgtgctgctgctgcggagGATGACCCTCAGCTACCCCGTGGATCACGCCAACATGCCCAGCGCTCACCTGACCTCCAGGCCGCTCCGCCAGGTGATGTACGGGCTGCTGCTGGGCGACGGGCCGGAGGTGGAGGTGAAGGAGCGAGACAGAGACGGCCTCGAGCTGAGGATCATCCCAGTCCGACCCGCTATCACCGACGCCACTCAGCAGCTGACACTCAGCTCACTGGATCAG GCTGAGCCCTCCCAGCGTCTACTGGTCTTACTGGGAGCTCTGGGAGTGACCGAGGACTCTCTGAGCTGCCTACCGTCTCAGCTGCGCCTCCCGGTGGCTGCCACCTGCTACTGGCTGCAGAGAGCTCAGCCTCCTCCGGACCAGGAGGTGGTGAAGGCTCTGCTGCTGGGACTGAGTACTGGAGATGCCCTGAGACACACAGCAG cTCTGCAGATTCAGCGCCACAGACAGAAGCTGGACGCCGTCGTGAATCATGCCATAAACCAATGGCAGTCCTGCCTGAAGGTCAGCGTCAAGCTGAACCAGCTGCTGGGGCTCCCCCTACCTGAACCACACATCGCCAG GTTGTATGAGGGGACACTGGTCCACCAGCTGATCCTCAGGATGAGGTCTGGAGGAAAGCAGAGGCACTTTGCGAAGAGGGATCGCTCAGGTGTGAAACAGTACCAAACCATGCAGGCTGTCGTCCATCAGTTTCACACTCGGGAGGCGCCGGCACCGTCAGAGACCCAGGAGAGAGCGGCGGCTCCACAGCGCAACCCTTTGGACGACCTGACCGGCACCCTGCAGCAGCTCTTCCTCCGGGACGAAGATGCGGAATTGGAGGCGAGCAGCTCGGTCAGAGTCGAGGAGGATCTGGACCTGAACCACTTGGTGTCGGTGAAATCTCGGTACCGAGCTAAGGAGAGAAAGAACCGGTGCAAGAACCCAGAACTGGCCCGTAAACAGGAGTGCCGGGGCTGGGACCTCCTCTGA
- the LOC141779440 gene encoding single-strand DNA endonuclease ASTE1-like isoform X2 — MPYVVLDGGSDYTDKKLQTKMLRAVSCIKRAHRAAEGNRQEGILPQLIKLVFKQTLARLEVPVAQCYWEADQEIAALAKEWRCPVLSNDSDFYIFDLPAGLLPISDFKWEAVEQSGSQSYIPCKSYNTSSFCIFFDIQRQLLPAFAALAGNDYVKLQKMTSPINWAQFAPEGKGVGSTGRLEGLLCWLKAFQRPQEALEAALGLMEDLSRKTKEKVLKGLYLGMKEYQLPPSSLERFFIHGTAPPLPAVEQVTDLVPDWTRLPLTQARLTAHILDVLLLRRMTLSYPVDHANMPSAHLTSRPLRQVMYGLLLGDGPEVEVKERDRDGLELRIIPVRPAITDATQQLTLSSLDQAEPSQRLLVLLGALGVTEDSLSCLPSQLRLPVAATCYWLQRAQPPPDQEVVKALLLGLSTGDALRHTAALQIQRHRQKLDAVVNHAINQWQSCLKVSVKLNQLLGLPLPEPHIARLYEGTLVHQLILRMRSGGKQRHFAKRDRSGVKQYQTMQAVVHQFHTREAPAPSETQERAAAPQRNPLDDLTGTLQQLFLRDEDAELEASSSVRVEEDLDLNHLVSVKSRYRAKERKNRCKNPELARKQECRGWDLL, encoded by the exons ATGCCGTACGTGGTGCTGGACGGAGGCTCGGACTACACCGACAAGAAGCTTCAGACCAAGATGCTACGAGCCGTAAGTTGTATCAAGAGGGCCCATCGAGCGGCGGAGGGCAACAGGCAGGAAGGCATCCTGCCACAGCTGATCAAGCTGGTGTTCAAACAGACGCTGGCCCGGCTGGAGGTACCGGTGGCTCAGTGCTACTGGGAGGCTGACCAGGAGATTGCTGCCCTGGCCAAGGAGTGGCGGTGCCCGGTGCTTTCCAATGACAGCGACTTCTACATCTTCGACCTCCCGGCGGGGCTGCTGCCTATCTCGGACTTCAAGTGGGAGGCGGTGGAGCAGAGTGGCTCGCAGAGCTACATCCCCTGTAAGAGCTACAACACCTCCAGCTTCTGCATCTTCTTCGACATCCAGCGCCAGCTCCTGCCCGCCTTCGCTGCCTTGGCCGGGAATGATTACGTGAAGCTGCAGAAGATGACGTCGCCCATCAACTGGGCTCAGTTTGCCCCTGAAGGCAAAGGCGTTGGGTCAACAGGCCGGCTGGAGGGGCTGCTCTGCTGGCTGAAGGCCTTCCAGCGGCCTCAGGAGGCCTTGGAGGCGGCGCTGGGGCTGATGGAAGATCTGAGCAGGAAGACGAAAGAGAAGGTACTGAAGGGCCTGTATCTGGGGATGAAGGAGTACCAGCTCCCTCCCAGCTCCCTGGAGAGGTTCTTCATCCACGGGACGGCACCTCCTCTCCCAGCAGTGGAACAA GTGACGGATCTGGTTCCAGACTGGACCCGGCTGCCGCTGACCCAGGCCCGGCTGACTGCACACATCCTGgacgtgctgctgctgcggagGATGACCCTCAGCTACCCCGTGGATCACGCCAACATGCCCAGCGCTCACCTGACCTCCAGGCCGCTCCGCCAGGTGATGTACGGGCTGCTGCTGGGCGACGGGCCGGAGGTGGAGGTGAAGGAGCGAGACAGAGACGGCCTCGAGCTGAGGATCATCCCAGTCCGACCCGCTATCACCGACGCCACTCAGCAGCTGACACTCAGCTCACTGGATCAG GCTGAGCCCTCCCAGCGTCTACTGGTCTTACTGGGAGCTCTGGGAGTGACCGAGGACTCTCTGAGCTGCCTACCGTCTCAGCTGCGCCTCCCGGTGGCTGCCACCTGCTACTGGCTGCAGAGAGCTCAGCCTCCTCCGGACCAGGAGGTGGTGAAGGCTCTGCTGCTGGGACTGAGTACTGGAGATGCCCTGAGACACACAGCAG cTCTGCAGATTCAGCGCCACAGACAGAAGCTGGACGCCGTCGTGAATCATGCCATAAACCAATGGCAGTCCTGCCTGAAGGTCAGCGTCAAGCTGAACCAGCTGCTGGGGCTCCCCCTACCTGAACCACACATCGCCAG GTTGTATGAGGGGACACTGGTCCACCAGCTGATCCTCAGGATGAGGTCTGGAGGAAAGCAGAGGCACTTTGCGAAGAGGGATCGCTCAGGTGTGAAACAGTACCAAACCATGCAGGCTGTCGTCCATCAGTTTCACACTCGGGAGGCGCCGGCACCGTCAGAGACCCAGGAGAGAGCGGCGGCTCCACAGCGCAACCCTTTGGACGACCTGACCGGCACCCTGCAGCAGCTCTTCCTCCGGGACGAAGATGCGGAATTGGAGGCGAGCAGCTCGGTCAGAGTCGAGGAGGATCTGGACCTGAACCACTTGGTGTCGGTGAAATCTCGGTACCGAGCTAAGGAGAGAAAGAACCGGTGCAAGAACCCAGAACTGGCCCGTAAACAGGAGTGCCGGGGCTGGGACCTCCTCTGA
- the atp2c1 gene encoding calcium-transporting ATPase type 2C member 1 isoform X2 produces the protein MVPVLTSRKASELPVNEVVCVLQADLQRGLTQEEVTRRRAYHGWNEFDISEEEPLWKKYISQFKDPLILLLLASAVISILMRQFDDAISITVAIIIVVTVAFVQEYRSEKSLEELGKLVPPGCHCIREGNLEQLLARDLVPGDTVCLSVGERVPADVRLVEATDLSVDESSLTGETTSCSKSTYHQLASTNGDVSSRSNIAFMGTLVRCGRAKGIVIGTGENSEFGEVFKMMQAEEAPKTPLQKSMDLLGKQLSLYSFGIIGVIMLMGWLQGKRIMDMFTIGVSLAVAAIPEGLPIVVTVTLALGVMRMVKKRAIIKKLPIVETLGCCNVICSDKTGTLTKNEMTVTQLFTSDGLHAEVTGVGYNGAGEVLLDGEVVHGFACPSVSKIVEAGCVCNDSVIRNHNVLGRPTEGALIALGMKMGLEGLQQEYVRVEEHPFTSEQKWMAVRCYQRTLQEKAGVYFMKGAYEQVIQLCSWYHSRGSSLVLTQQQRELYQQQISYMGSAGLRVLAFASGSEMGNLTFLGLVGIIDPPREGVKEAVGTLINSGVAIKMITGDSQETAVSIASRLGLYSKGCQCLSGDEVDQLDLQQLSHVVPRIAVFYRASPRHKLKIVKSLQNIGAVVAMTGDGVNDAVALKAADIGVAMGQTGTDVCKEAADMILVDDDFQTILSAIEEGKGIYNNIKNFVRFQLSTSIAALTLISLATLMNFPNPLNAMQILWINIIMDGPPAQSLGVEPVDRDVIRQPPRNVRDSILTRSLLIKVLVSALVIVCGTLFVFWRELQDNVITPRDTTMTFTCFVFFDMFNALSSRSQTRMVHEMGLCSNRTFCYAVLASIMGQLLVIYFPPLQRVFQTESLSIFDLLFLVTLTSSVCVVSEAIKMAERWRGGERKRSPSDCFHEV, from the exons ATGGTCCCGGTACTAACCTCCAGAAAAGCCAGCGAACTCCCCGTCAACGAAGTAGTGTGTGTCCTGCAG GCAGACCTGCAGCGGGGTCTGACTCAGGAGGAAGTGACCCGGAGGAGAGCCTACCATGGCTGGAATGAGTTTGACATCAGTGAAGAGGAGCCGCTATGGAAGAAATACATCTCCCAG ttCAAAGATCCTCTCATCCTGTTGCTGTTGGCGTCGGCCGTCATCAGCATTCTCATGCGCCAGTTTGATGACGCCATCAGCATCACTGTG GCCATCATCATAGTAGTGACGGTAGCATTTGTCCAG GAGTACCGCTCGGAGAAGTCTCTAGAAGAACTTGGGAAGCTGGTGCCTCCAGGATGTCACTG TATCAGGGAGGGGAACCTGGAGCAGCTGCTGGCCAGAGATCTGGTTCCCGGAGACACCGTCTGTTTGTCGGTGGGAGAGAGAGTCCCAGCAGACGTCCGCCTGGTCGAG GCGACAGACTTGTCTGTGGACGAGTCCAGTCTGACGGGGGAGACCACGTCCTGCTCCAAGTCCACCTACCACCAGCTGGCGTCCACCAACGGAGACGTGTCGTCCCGCAGCAACATCGCCTTCATGGGGACGCTGGTGCGCTGCGGCAGAGCCAAG GGCATCGTCATCGGGACCGGAGAGAACTCTGAGTTCGGGGAGGTCTTCAAGATGATGCAAGCAGAAGAG GCTCCTAAGACGCCGTTACAGAAGAGCATGGACCTGCTGGGGAAGCAGCTTTCGCTCTACTCCTTCGGCATCATAG GGGTCATCATGCTGATGGGCTGGCTGCAGGGGAAGAGGATCATGGACATGTTCACCATCGGTGTCAG TCTGGCGGTAGCCGCCATCCCGGAGGGTTTACCCATCGTGGTGACGGTGACGCTGGCGCTGGGCGTGATGCGCATGGTGAAGAAAAGAGCCATCATCAAGAAGCTTCCCATCGTTGAAACTCTGG GCTGCTGTAACGTGATCTGTTCAGATAAGACAGGAACTCTGACCAAGAACGAGATGACCGTCACTCAGCTGTTCACGTCGGATGGACTCCACGCTGAG GTGACGGGCGTCGGGTACAACGGAGCAGGAGAAGTTCTGCTGGATGGCGAGGTCGTCCACGGCTTCGCCTGTCCGTCAGTCAGTAAGATCGTAGAG gctgGCTGTGTGTGTAACGACTCGGTCATCAGGAATCACAACGTGCTGGGTCGACCGACGGAGGGAGCGCTCATCGCCCTTGGCATGAAG ATGGGTCTGGAGGGCCTGCAGCAGGAGTACGTCCGTGTGGAGGAGCATCCCTTCACCTCGGAGCAGAAGTGGATGGCAGTCCGCTGTTACCAGCGCACCCTGCAG GAGAAGGCTGGCGTCTACTTCATGAAGGGAGCGTATGAGCAGGTGATCCAGCTGTGCAGCTGGTATCACAGCAGAGGTAGTAGCCTGGTTCTGACCCAGCAGCAGAGGGAGCTGTACCAGCAGCAGATCAGCTACATGGGGTCCGCCGGCCTCAGAG TTCTGGCGTTTGCGTCGGGTTCTGAGATGGGGAACCTGACCTTCCTGGGTCTGGTAGGCATCATCGACCCCCCGAGGGAAGGGGTCAAAGAGGCCGTGGGGACGCTCATCAACTCCGGAGTCGCCATCAAGATGATCACCGGAGACTCGCAGGAGACCGCCGTGTCCATAG CCAGTCGTCTGGGTCTGTACTCTAAAGGATGTCAGTGTTTGTCTGGAGACGAGGTGGATCAACTGGACCTGCAGCAGCTTTCACACGTCGTCCCCAGA ATAGCCGTGTTTTATCGAGCCAGTCCTCGACACAAGCTGAAGATCGTCAAG TCCCTGCAGAACATCGGTGCCGTGGTGGCCATGACAGGCGACGGGGTGAACGACGCCGTGGCCCTGAAGGCCGCCGACATCGGCGTGGCGATGGGCCAGACGGGCACCGACGTCTGCAAGGAGGCGGCCGACATGATCCTGGTGGACGACGACTTCCAGACCATCTT GTCGGCCATCGAGGAAGGAAAAGGAATTtacaacaacattaaaaactTTGTCCGCTTCCAGCTGAGCAC GAGTATAGCAGCTCTGACGCTCATCTCATTGGCAACGTTGATGAACTTCCCCAACCCACTAAACGCCATGCAGATCCTGTGGATCAACATCATCATGGACGGACCTCCTGCTCAGAG TTTGGGCGTGGAGCCCGTGGACCGCGACGTGATCAGACAGCCTCCTCGAAACGTCAGAGACAGCATCCTCACTCGCAGTCTGCTCATCAAAGTTCTGGTGTCGGCGCTCGTCATCGTCTGCGGGACGCTGTTTGTCTTCTGGAGAGAG ttgCAGGACAACGTGATCACTCCTCGAGACACCACCATGACCTTCACCTGCTTTGTCTTCTTTGACATGTTCAACGCTCTGAGCTCTCGTTCACAG ACCCGTATGGTTCATGAGATGGGTCTGTGCAGTAACAGGACCTTCTGCTATGCCGTCCTGGCCTCAATCATGGGTCAGCTGCTGGTGATCTACTTCCCTCCTCTACAGAGAGTCTTCCAGACCGAGAGCCTCAGCATCTTTG ACCTGCTGTTCCTGGTGACCCTCACCTCGTCGGTGTGCGTGGTGTCGGAGGCCATCAAGATGGCGGAGAGGTGGCGAGGAGGTGAGAGGAAAAGATCGCCCTCCGACTGCTTCCACGAGGTAtga
- the atp2c1 gene encoding calcium-transporting ATPase type 2C member 1 isoform X1: protein MLKKRELLLSERQSFSEDETMVPVLTSRKASELPVNEVVCVLQADLQRGLTQEEVTRRRAYHGWNEFDISEEEPLWKKYISQFKDPLILLLLASAVISILMRQFDDAISITVAIIIVVTVAFVQEYRSEKSLEELGKLVPPGCHCIREGNLEQLLARDLVPGDTVCLSVGERVPADVRLVEATDLSVDESSLTGETTSCSKSTYHQLASTNGDVSSRSNIAFMGTLVRCGRAKGIVIGTGENSEFGEVFKMMQAEEAPKTPLQKSMDLLGKQLSLYSFGIIGVIMLMGWLQGKRIMDMFTIGVSLAVAAIPEGLPIVVTVTLALGVMRMVKKRAIIKKLPIVETLGCCNVICSDKTGTLTKNEMTVTQLFTSDGLHAEVTGVGYNGAGEVLLDGEVVHGFACPSVSKIVEAGCVCNDSVIRNHNVLGRPTEGALIALGMKMGLEGLQQEYVRVEEHPFTSEQKWMAVRCYQRTLQEKAGVYFMKGAYEQVIQLCSWYHSRGSSLVLTQQQRELYQQQISYMGSAGLRVLAFASGSEMGNLTFLGLVGIIDPPREGVKEAVGTLINSGVAIKMITGDSQETAVSIASRLGLYSKGCQCLSGDEVDQLDLQQLSHVVPRIAVFYRASPRHKLKIVKSLQNIGAVVAMTGDGVNDAVALKAADIGVAMGQTGTDVCKEAADMILVDDDFQTILSAIEEGKGIYNNIKNFVRFQLSTSIAALTLISLATLMNFPNPLNAMQILWINIIMDGPPAQSLGVEPVDRDVIRQPPRNVRDSILTRSLLIKVLVSALVIVCGTLFVFWRELQDNVITPRDTTMTFTCFVFFDMFNALSSRSQTRMVHEMGLCSNRTFCYAVLASIMGQLLVIYFPPLQRVFQTESLSIFDLLFLVTLTSSVCVVSEAIKMAERWRGGERKRSPSDCFHEV, encoded by the exons ATGCTGAAGAAACGGGAGCTGTTG ctTTCCGAGAGACAATCATTCAGTGAAGATGAGACCATGGTCCCGGTACTAACCTCCAGAAAAGCCAGCGAACTCCCCGTCAACGAAGTAGTGTGTGTCCTGCAG GCAGACCTGCAGCGGGGTCTGACTCAGGAGGAAGTGACCCGGAGGAGAGCCTACCATGGCTGGAATGAGTTTGACATCAGTGAAGAGGAGCCGCTATGGAAGAAATACATCTCCCAG ttCAAAGATCCTCTCATCCTGTTGCTGTTGGCGTCGGCCGTCATCAGCATTCTCATGCGCCAGTTTGATGACGCCATCAGCATCACTGTG GCCATCATCATAGTAGTGACGGTAGCATTTGTCCAG GAGTACCGCTCGGAGAAGTCTCTAGAAGAACTTGGGAAGCTGGTGCCTCCAGGATGTCACTG TATCAGGGAGGGGAACCTGGAGCAGCTGCTGGCCAGAGATCTGGTTCCCGGAGACACCGTCTGTTTGTCGGTGGGAGAGAGAGTCCCAGCAGACGTCCGCCTGGTCGAG GCGACAGACTTGTCTGTGGACGAGTCCAGTCTGACGGGGGAGACCACGTCCTGCTCCAAGTCCACCTACCACCAGCTGGCGTCCACCAACGGAGACGTGTCGTCCCGCAGCAACATCGCCTTCATGGGGACGCTGGTGCGCTGCGGCAGAGCCAAG GGCATCGTCATCGGGACCGGAGAGAACTCTGAGTTCGGGGAGGTCTTCAAGATGATGCAAGCAGAAGAG GCTCCTAAGACGCCGTTACAGAAGAGCATGGACCTGCTGGGGAAGCAGCTTTCGCTCTACTCCTTCGGCATCATAG GGGTCATCATGCTGATGGGCTGGCTGCAGGGGAAGAGGATCATGGACATGTTCACCATCGGTGTCAG TCTGGCGGTAGCCGCCATCCCGGAGGGTTTACCCATCGTGGTGACGGTGACGCTGGCGCTGGGCGTGATGCGCATGGTGAAGAAAAGAGCCATCATCAAGAAGCTTCCCATCGTTGAAACTCTGG GCTGCTGTAACGTGATCTGTTCAGATAAGACAGGAACTCTGACCAAGAACGAGATGACCGTCACTCAGCTGTTCACGTCGGATGGACTCCACGCTGAG GTGACGGGCGTCGGGTACAACGGAGCAGGAGAAGTTCTGCTGGATGGCGAGGTCGTCCACGGCTTCGCCTGTCCGTCAGTCAGTAAGATCGTAGAG gctgGCTGTGTGTGTAACGACTCGGTCATCAGGAATCACAACGTGCTGGGTCGACCGACGGAGGGAGCGCTCATCGCCCTTGGCATGAAG ATGGGTCTGGAGGGCCTGCAGCAGGAGTACGTCCGTGTGGAGGAGCATCCCTTCACCTCGGAGCAGAAGTGGATGGCAGTCCGCTGTTACCAGCGCACCCTGCAG GAGAAGGCTGGCGTCTACTTCATGAAGGGAGCGTATGAGCAGGTGATCCAGCTGTGCAGCTGGTATCACAGCAGAGGTAGTAGCCTGGTTCTGACCCAGCAGCAGAGGGAGCTGTACCAGCAGCAGATCAGCTACATGGGGTCCGCCGGCCTCAGAG TTCTGGCGTTTGCGTCGGGTTCTGAGATGGGGAACCTGACCTTCCTGGGTCTGGTAGGCATCATCGACCCCCCGAGGGAAGGGGTCAAAGAGGCCGTGGGGACGCTCATCAACTCCGGAGTCGCCATCAAGATGATCACCGGAGACTCGCAGGAGACCGCCGTGTCCATAG CCAGTCGTCTGGGTCTGTACTCTAAAGGATGTCAGTGTTTGTCTGGAGACGAGGTGGATCAACTGGACCTGCAGCAGCTTTCACACGTCGTCCCCAGA ATAGCCGTGTTTTATCGAGCCAGTCCTCGACACAAGCTGAAGATCGTCAAG TCCCTGCAGAACATCGGTGCCGTGGTGGCCATGACAGGCGACGGGGTGAACGACGCCGTGGCCCTGAAGGCCGCCGACATCGGCGTGGCGATGGGCCAGACGGGCACCGACGTCTGCAAGGAGGCGGCCGACATGATCCTGGTGGACGACGACTTCCAGACCATCTT GTCGGCCATCGAGGAAGGAAAAGGAATTtacaacaacattaaaaactTTGTCCGCTTCCAGCTGAGCAC GAGTATAGCAGCTCTGACGCTCATCTCATTGGCAACGTTGATGAACTTCCCCAACCCACTAAACGCCATGCAGATCCTGTGGATCAACATCATCATGGACGGACCTCCTGCTCAGAG TTTGGGCGTGGAGCCCGTGGACCGCGACGTGATCAGACAGCCTCCTCGAAACGTCAGAGACAGCATCCTCACTCGCAGTCTGCTCATCAAAGTTCTGGTGTCGGCGCTCGTCATCGTCTGCGGGACGCTGTTTGTCTTCTGGAGAGAG ttgCAGGACAACGTGATCACTCCTCGAGACACCACCATGACCTTCACCTGCTTTGTCTTCTTTGACATGTTCAACGCTCTGAGCTCTCGTTCACAG ACCCGTATGGTTCATGAGATGGGTCTGTGCAGTAACAGGACCTTCTGCTATGCCGTCCTGGCCTCAATCATGGGTCAGCTGCTGGTGATCTACTTCCCTCCTCTACAGAGAGTCTTCCAGACCGAGAGCCTCAGCATCTTTG ACCTGCTGTTCCTGGTGACCCTCACCTCGTCGGTGTGCGTGGTGTCGGAGGCCATCAAGATGGCGGAGAGGTGGCGAGGAGGTGAGAGGAAAAGATCGCCCTCCGACTGCTTCCACGAGGTAtga